A part of Gossypium hirsutum isolate 1008001.06 chromosome A07, Gossypium_hirsutum_v2.1, whole genome shotgun sequence genomic DNA contains:
- the LOC107961020 gene encoding metal tolerance protein B, whose translation MEDGEVSIQRLKEIEMPMVSDGNTVISPELKCCFGCIFSGQPNTALESKERHKILHENDEVNGALMFAVAAFGFVINLVMVLWLGHDHTHHACRGTDHHRHHDDHHSDLATEEETSLVPSSPKTNKIMNINLQGAYLHVVADLIQTVGVMITGAVIWIKPKWLLVDLLYTLIFSTVALSTTLPMLREIFSILMERTPGDINIDMLESGIKAIDGVQNIHDLHVWAITVGKLVLSCHVKADPKTSSNEILSEISDYCVKTYNIHRITIQIE comes from the exons ATGGAAGATGGCGAAGTTTCTATTCAAAGATTAAAGGAAATTGAGATGCCAATGGTATCTGATGGAAATACTGTGATTTCCCCAGAGTTGAAATGCTGCTTTGGTTGTATCTTTTCCGGGCAACCAAACACTGCTTTGGAATCAAAGGAACGACACAA GATTCTCCATGAAAATGATGAGGTAA ACGGGGCACTCATGTTTGCAGTTGCTGCTTTCGGATTTGTGATCAACTTGGTTATGGTCCTTTGGCTGGGTCATGACCACACTCACCATGCTTGCAGGGGAACAGATCATCATCGACACCACGACGACCATCATAGTGATTTAGCCACAGAAGAGGAGACTAGTTTGGTGCCGAGTAGTCCAAAGACAAACAAGATAATGAACATAAATCTCCAAGGAGCTTACTTGCATGTCGTGGCTGACCTAATTCAAACCGTTGGGGTGATGATCACTGGAGCTGTTATTTGGATAAAACCAAAGTGGTTGCTTGTTGATCTTCTCTACACACTCATCTTCTCTACCGTTGCTCTCAGTACCACTCTACCTATGCTGAGAGAGATTTTTAGCATATTGATGGAAAGGACACCAGGAGACATTAATATCGACATGCTGGAAAGTGGTATCAAGGCTATCGATGGAGTCCAAAACATTCACGACCTCCACGTATGGGCTATAACCGTCGGGAAACTTGTATTGTCCTGCCATGTCAAAGCTGACCCAAAAACTAGCTCGAATGAAATACTCAGTGAGATCAGTGATTACTGTGTAAAAACATACAATATTCATCGCATAACTATACAAATTGAGTAG
- the LOC107960019 gene encoding ras-related protein Rab11C produces MAHRVDHEYDYLFKIVLIGDSGVGKSNILSRFTRNEFCLDSKSTIGVEFATRTLQVEGKTVKAQIWDTAGQERYRAITSAYYRGAVGALLVYDITKRQTFDNVQRWLRELREHADSNIVVMMAGNKSDLNHLRAVSEVDGHGLAEKEGLSFLETSALEATNIEKAFQTVLTEIYHIMCKKALAAQEAAATTKLPGQGTTINVADASGNTKKGCCST; encoded by the exons ATGGCGCATAGAGTAGATCACGAGTACGATTACCTTTTCAAGATTGTGTTGATCGGCGATTCTGGAGTTGGAAAATCGAATATTCTCTCTAGATTCACCAGAAACGAGTTTTGTTTGGACTCAAAATCCACTATCGGCGTCGAGTTCGCTACCAGAACTCTCCAG GTGGAGGGAAAGACTGTGAAGGCACAGATTTGGGACACGGCAGGTCAGGAGAGATATCGAGCTATAACTAGCGCTTACTACAGAGGAGCTGTTGGTGCACTTCTTGTCTACGACATAACAAAGAGGCAAACCTTTGATAATGTTCAAAGGTGGCTGCGTGAATTGAGGGAACACGCCGATTCTAACATTGTCGTCATGATGGCTGGAAATAAATCTGACCTGAATCATCTTCGAGCTGTTTCTGAGGTGGATGGTCATGGTTTGGCCGAGAAGGAAGGTCTTTCATTTCTCGAGACGTCTGCGCTGGAAGCAACCAACATTGAGAAGGCATTCCAAACTGTATTGACTGAGATCTATCATATCATGTGTAAAAAGGCATTGGCAGCCCAGGAAGCAGCGGCTACCACCAAGCTTCCCGGGCAAGGAACTACCATTAATGTTGCTGATGCATCAGGAAACACCAAGAAAGGATGCTGCtctacataa